One segment of Streptomyces sp. YIM 121038 DNA contains the following:
- a CDS encoding Ig-like domain-containing protein, whose amino-acid sequence MTDSKRRRGLVAVSALVGGVLVLSACSGDDGDKKGSGGKESQSQVDEAAAEKTSAAKIAIAPENGSDNASINKDAKVTVSEGTLTNVVMKAEGGAAVAGRISADKKTWKPSAQLERATTYKITATAADSEGRKAHENSSFTTVSKANSFIGSFTPEGGSTVGVGMPVSINFDKPITNRKAVQGGVKVTSTSGQEIVGHWFGNQRLDFRPQDYWKGNTTVTLKLALDGVEGADGVFGVQQKTVQFKIGRNQVSVVDAKTKQMKIMRDGKVVKTIPISAGSPDNKTYNGKMVISEKFKETRMNGATVGFTDSDGKGEYDIKDVPHAMRLSSSGTFIHGNYWGSQSIFGNVNTSHGCIGLQDAKGAGDKSTPGSWFFENTITGDVVDVRNTGDKTIAPDNGLNGWNMSWAQWKAGSAL is encoded by the coding sequence ATGACGGACAGTAAGCGGCGCAGAGGTCTGGTGGCCGTGTCCGCCCTGGTCGGCGGGGTGCTCGTGCTCTCCGCCTGTAGCGGTGACGACGGCGACAAGAAGGGCTCCGGCGGCAAGGAGTCGCAGAGCCAGGTCGACGAGGCGGCGGCGGAGAAGACCTCGGCGGCCAAGATCGCGATCGCGCCGGAGAACGGCTCCGACAACGCGAGCATCAACAAGGACGCCAAGGTCACCGTGAGCGAGGGCACGCTCACGAACGTGGTGATGAAGGCCGAGGGCGGCGCCGCGGTCGCCGGCCGGATATCCGCGGACAAGAAGACCTGGAAGCCCAGCGCCCAGCTGGAGCGCGCCACGACGTACAAGATCACCGCGACCGCCGCGGACTCCGAGGGCCGCAAGGCGCACGAGAACTCGTCCTTCACGACCGTCTCGAAGGCCAACAGCTTCATCGGCAGCTTCACCCCGGAGGGCGGCTCCACGGTCGGCGTGGGCATGCCGGTGTCGATCAACTTCGACAAGCCGATCACCAACAGGAAGGCCGTGCAGGGCGGGGTCAAGGTGACCTCGACCTCCGGCCAGGAGATCGTCGGCCACTGGTTCGGCAACCAGCGCCTGGACTTCCGCCCCCAGGACTACTGGAAGGGCAACACCACCGTCACGCTGAAGCTGGCCCTGGACGGCGTCGAGGGCGCCGACGGGGTGTTCGGCGTCCAGCAGAAGACGGTCCAGTTCAAGATCGGGCGCAATCAGGTGTCCGTCGTGGACGCCAAGACCAAGCAGATGAAGATCATGCGGGACGGAAAGGTCGTCAAGACCATCCCGATCTCCGCCGGGTCGCCCGACAACAAGACGTACAACGGCAAGATGGTGATCTCCGAGAAGTTCAAGGAGACCCGGATGAACGGCGCGACCGTGGGCTTCACGGACAGCGACGGCAAGGGCGAGTACGACATCAAGGACGTCCCGCACGCCATGCGCCTGTCCAGCTCCGGCACCTTCATCCACGGCAACTACTGGGGCTCGCAGTCGATCTTCGGCAATGTGAACACCAGCCACGGCTGCATCGGTCTGCAGGACGCGAAGGGCGCGGGCGACAAGTCGACCCCGGGCTCCTGGTTCTTCGAGAACACGATCACCGGTGACGTCGTCGACGTCCGCAACACCGGCGACAAGACGATCGCCCCGGACAACGGCCTCAACGGCTGGAACATGAGCTGGGCGCAGTGGAAGGCGGGCTCCGCCCTCTGA